The following are encoded in a window of Ricinus communis isolate WT05 ecotype wild-type chromosome 4, ASM1957865v1, whole genome shotgun sequence genomic DNA:
- the LOC8284474 gene encoding DNA annealing helicase and endonuclease ZRANB3, with amino-acid sequence MPITEEQRERAESNRLAALAKRKVFTESVINQQQQQHNPWKLFKCRKLSSDRISTTSTTQHSKPPPLAPIDPNSDAHLGQKFRVRLEICSPDSFSLTPEALRGFIYAGEEECLRRLNVFLADVMPSHYTQNHGGGKACVYKLRDYDAVLSCLKNYKVIEIEKIPFGTLHVVQRLSHSFETGRWEPIRPEHFTDEKVDELIGNLPRKILDVLLPFQLDGLRFGLRRGGRCLIADEMGLGKTLQAIAIAGCFMNEGPILVVCPAILRFSWAEELERWLPSCLPSEIHLVFGHQNNPAYLTRCPRVVVISFKMLHHLGKSMLEREWALLIVDESHHVRCSKKKSEPNEIKAVLDVAAKVKRMVLLSGTPSLSRPYDIFHQINMLWPGLLGQSKYDFAKTYCAIKHVPTSEGKSFQDFSRGTRLEELNMLLTQTVMIRRLKKHVMEQLPPKRRQIIRILLKKSNIVSAKGAFGTMSDNASEGCGSFCKLNKLSYQELGIAKLPAFREWLSIHPLITESDGVAELDVNCISQKMIIFAHHHKVLDGVQELIFEKGIGFVRIDGNTLPRDRQSAVRSFQSSNEVKIAIIGVTAGGVGLDFSSAQNVVFLELPQSSSLMLQAEDRAHRRGQTNAVNIYIFCAKDTVDERHWQYLNKSLHRVSSTTNGKYDAVPEIPVDGVSYLESTSEGSSGNQISDKASYAKLSAITEDSCTAKNMQPFENHDEAAGTLIDRSEEHPSYGATAVQTDDFHLKVELASTALDKELYNYIAESESNSDGGISSSKLDKGNGSEHEIEKEQNPLSQTKETYNHVPALGNEADETFSNQVYSLRFEVSKYTGRIHLYSCILGTDPRPQPLFENFRPEEIESFNSLVANNNNESATKPFKGIPPYRHALLAFIKEWNKLRPIERRKLVGKTLQLPLSIELCYLNENINHSTEGLLKGGSKRRMTPWFEISYPLPSGAVWKNVNLSSSYGKKEKQYTQGWTLMDEPLCKLCQTPCKGSNAKTPEFFEDLFCNLSCYEEYRIRTSSRSLRQELFQIEYGVCTNCQLDCHKLVKTIQPLTLERRREYIEKVAPNLASRKKLFDKLVNAPSEGNAWHADHIIPVYRGGGECRLENMRTLCVACHYDVTAAQRAERRATWAKARAQLKIIMNNLKSDQKMESDSSSKGQGHSEDMVEDELLVKVPGSAYSVGKDTNPGTEVLNKFSKDEE; translated from the exons atgcCAATCACAGAAGAGCAAAGAGAAAGAGCAGAATCAAATAGACTAGCAGCTTTAGCAAAGAGAAAAGTGTTCACAGAATCCGTAATCAATCAACAGCAGCAACAACATAATCCATGGAAGCTATTCAAGTGCCGAAAGCTCTCTTCCGATCGCATTTCTACTACTTCTACTACGCAGCACTCAAAACCACCACCTCTTGCTCCGATAGACCCGAATTCGGATGCTCATTTGGGCCAAAAGTTCCGGGTCCGCCTTGAAATTTGCTCTCCTGACTCTTTCTCTCTCACTCCTGAGGCTTTGCGAGGGTTTATATATGCTGGGGAAGAAGAGTGCTTAAGGAGATTAAATGTTTTCCTAGCTGAT gtAATGCCATCACACTACACTCAAAATCATGGAGGTGGAAAGGCCTGTGTTTATAAGCTTAGAGATTATGATGCAGTTTTATCGTGTTTGAAGAACTATAAGGTCATTGAAATTGAGAAGATACCTTTTGGCACGCTACACGTTGTCCAAAGACTTTCACATTCCTTTGAGACTGGGCGATGGGAACCTATCAGACCTGAACATTTTACTGATGAAAAGGTTGATGAATTGATTGGGAATCTACCAAGAAAGATATTGGATGTGCTCTTGCCCTTCCAACTTGATGGTTTAAGATTTGGTCTGCGAAGGGGTGGACGTTGTCTTATTGCAGATGAAATGGGTCTTGGAAAAACACTCCAG GCAATTGCTATTGCTGGCTGTTTCATGAATGAAGGTCCTATACTTGTTGTCTGCCCAGCTATTCTACGGTTTTCATGGGCAGAAGAATTAGAACGATGGCTGCCTTCTTGTTTACCTTCTGAAATCCACCTTG TTTTTGGTCATCAAAATAACCCTGCATATCTAACAAGATGCCCGAGAGTTgtagttatttcttttaaaatgctTCATCACCTGGGAAAGAGCATGCTTGAACGAGAATGGGCTCTCCTTATAGTTGATGAATCTCACCATGTACGTTGTTCAAAAAAGAAGTCAGAACCAAATGAG ATAAAAGCTGTTCTTGATGTGGCCGCAAAGGTCAAGCGCATGGTTCTTTTGTCTGGCACACCTTCTTTGTCCAG GCCGTACGACATCTTTCATCAGATAAATATGTTATG GCCTGGTTTACTGGGACAGAGTAAGTATGATTTTGCAAAAACTTACTGTGCAATCAAACATGTCCCGACTTCTGAGGGGAAAAGTTTCCAG GACTTCTCAAGGGGCACCCGTTTGGAAGAACTGAACATGTTACTTACACAAACTGTTATG ATAAGGCGTTTGAAGAAGCATGTGATGGAGCAGTTACCACCAAAACGTCGGcaaattataagaatattGTTGAAGAAATCAAATATAGTCTCAGCAAAAGGAGCTTTTGGAACTATGAGTGATAATGCTTCTGAAG gTTGTGGTTCTTTTTGCAAGTTAAATAAACTCTCCTACCAAGAGCTTGGTATTGCAAAACTACCTGCATTTCGTGAATGGCTTTCCATTCATCCGCTCATCACAGAATCAGATGGTGTAGCAGAATTGGATGTAAACTGCATTTctcaaaaaatgataatttttgcTCATCACCATAAAGTTCTTGATGGAGTTCAG GAGCTCATTTTTGAGAAAGGGATTGGTTTTGTCCGTATTGATGGAAACACACTTCCCAGAGATAGGCAATCAGCTGTACGGTCATTCCAATCATCAAATGAG GTTAAGATTGCAATAATTGGTGTAACAGCTGGTGGTGTTGGACTGGATTTCTCTTCAGCTCAAAATGTTGTGTTTCTGGAGCTGCCTCAGTCCTCATCACTGATGCTTCAG gCTGAGGATAGAGCTCATAGGCGAGGACAAACAAATGCAGTCAACATATACATCTTCTGTGCAAAG GACACTGTGGACGAAAGACACTGGCAATATTTGAACAAGAGTCTACATCGTGTTTCATCTACTACAAATGGAAAATATGATGCCGTGCCGGAGATACCA GTTGATGGTGTTTCTTATTTAGAGTCAACAAGTGAGGGAAGTTCTGGGAATCAGATTTCAGACAAAGCCTCATATGCCAAACTTTCTGCCATTACAGAAGATTCTTGCACTGCAAAGAATATGCAACCATTTGAAAACCATGATGAAGCAGCTGGGACATTAATCGATAGATCAGAAGAGCACCCTAGTTATGGTGCCACTGCAGTTCAAACAGACGATTTTCATCTTAAG GTGGAACTGGCCAGTACGGCTCTTGATAAAGAATTGTACAATTATATTGCTGAAAGTGAAAGCAATAGTGATGGGGGAATTTCGTCATCTAAGTTGGATAAGGGAAATGGAAGTGAGCATGAGATAGAAAAG GAACAAAATCCCTTGtctcaaacaaaagaaacataCAACCATGTACCTGCTCTGGGAAATGAAGCTGATGAAACTTTCTCTAACCAAGTATACTCTCTCCGCTTTGAG GTGAGCAAATACACCGGGAGGATACACCTGTACTCCTGCATTCTGGGGACAGACCCAAGACCACAGCCGCTATTTGAGAATTTCCGACCAGAGGAAATCGAGTCATTTAATTCTCTTGTGGCCAATAATAACAATGAATCAGCTACTAAACCTTTTAAGGGCATTCCACCATATAGGCATGCACTTCTTGCATTCATTAAAGAGTGGAACAAACTAAGGCCCATTGAGAGAAGGAAACTGGTTGGAAAGACTCTACAGCTTCCTTTGTCTATCGAGTTGTGCTACTTGAATGAAAATATTAACCATAGTACTGAG ggaCTGCTGAAGGGTGGAAGCAAAAGACGCATGACTCCATGGTTTGAGATTAGCTATCCTTTACCATCAGGTGCTGTTTGGAAAAATGTAAATTTGTCTAGTAGCTATGGCAAGAAGGAAAAGCAATATACGCAGGGTTGGACTCTGATGGATGAGCCACTTTGTAAACTCTGTCAAACACCATGCAA GGGCAGCAATGCCAAGACACCTGAATTTTTTGAGGATCTTTTTTGTAACCTTAGCTGCTACGAAGAATATCGCATAAGAACTAGTAGTAGATCTCTTCGACAG GAACTTTTTCAAATAGAATATGGAGTCTGCACGAATTGCCAGTTAGACTGCCATAAACTTGTGAAGACCATACAACCTTTAACACTGGAGAGGCGAAGAGAGTATATTGAGAAGGTAGCACCAAATCTGGCAAGTCGGAAGAAATT GTTTGATAAGCTTGTCAATGCTCCATCTGAAGGCAATGCATGGCATGCAGACCACATTATTCCTGTCTACCGTGGTGGAG GTGAATGCAGACTAGAGAATATGAGGACTCTCTGTGTGGCATGCCATTATGATGTCACTGCGGCACAACGTGCTGAACGACGCGCAACATGGGCCAAGGCTAGGGCACAACTCAAAATCATCATGAATAACCTCAAAAGTGACCAGAAAATGGAGAGTGACAGTAGTTCTAAG GGGCAGGGCCATTCTGAAGACATGGTGGAAGATGAGCTTTTAGTCAAGGTTCCTGGAAGTGCCTATTCTGTAGGAAAAGACACTAACCCTGGAACTGAAGTCCTGAACAAGTTCTCAAAAGATGAAGAATGA
- the LOC8284475 gene encoding remorin 1.4 isoform X1 has protein sequence MEHLLKQKRVRFSAPEQERSSSAKEKNWFQNQFFRQMNWYYDSEFVAAVAAAAFAICSKEEAEADYKRQIREEFEKAKPEIRTRNGGSSVGSIRASRHSSGKEVKDAGEASIRKPAQEDKRVQESAATPSRKPSRSASIRPVVSVDQRQRSTSTRRDAVEDKIDSWEKAQLRKINKRYEKMKAEVLAWENAKKIEAKMHMERKKNELELRKSRNLQYYQIKVERIEAVAGGAKGQLEEKRRSEESEVKEKARNMRLKGKNPVRCFCC, from the exons ATGGAACATTTATTGAAACAAAAGAG AGTGAGATTTTCTGCTCCAGAACAAGAGCGATCTAGCAGTGCAAAGGAGAAAAACTGGTTCCAAAACCAATTCTTTAGGCAGATGAACTGGTATTATGATTCCGAGTTTGTAGCTGCTGTAGCTGCTGCTGCATTTGCCATTTGCTCAAAGGAAGAAGCTGAAGCAGACTATAAGAGACAGATCAGAGAGGAATTTGAGAAGGCGAAACCAGAAATCAGAACTAGAAATGGGGGTAGCTCAGTTGGTTCTATTAGAGCATCCAGACATTCTTCTGGTAAGGAAGTGAAAGATGCAG GTGAAGCTTCGATTCGGAAACCTGCACAGGAAGATAAAAGGGTACAAGAGAGTGCTGCAACGCCTAGCAGAAAACCAAGTCGTTCAGCCTCTATCAGACCTGTGGTTTCTGTGGATCAAAGGCAGAGGAGCACTTCAACAAGAAGAGATGCAGTGGAAGACAAAATAGATTCCTGGGAGAAGGCTCAGCTACGAAAGATCAATAAAAG GTATGAGAAGATGAAAGCAGAAGTTCTTGCTTGGGAGAATGCAAAGAAGATCGAGGCCAAGATGCATATGGAAAGGAAAAAG AATGAACTAGAGCTGAGAAAGTCAAGAAACTTGCAGTATTACCAAATCAAGGTAGAAAGAATTGAAGCTGTTGCTGGAGGAGCAAAAGGACAATTGgaggagaaaagaagaagtgaAGAGTCTGAAGTGAAAGAGAAGGCAAGGAACATGAGATTGAAAGGCAAGAATCCTGTCAGGTGTTTCTGCTGCTGA
- the LOC8284475 gene encoding remorin 1.4 isoform X2, giving the protein MEHLLKQKRVRFSAPEQERSSSAKEKNWFQNQFFRQMNWYYDSEFVAAVAAAAFAICSKEEAEADYKRQIREEFEKAKPEIRTRNGGSSVGSIRASRHSSGEASIRKPAQEDKRVQESAATPSRKPSRSASIRPVVSVDQRQRSTSTRRDAVEDKIDSWEKAQLRKINKRYEKMKAEVLAWENAKKIEAKMHMERKKNELELRKSRNLQYYQIKVERIEAVAGGAKGQLEEKRRSEESEVKEKARNMRLKGKNPVRCFCC; this is encoded by the exons ATGGAACATTTATTGAAACAAAAGAG AGTGAGATTTTCTGCTCCAGAACAAGAGCGATCTAGCAGTGCAAAGGAGAAAAACTGGTTCCAAAACCAATTCTTTAGGCAGATGAACTGGTATTATGATTCCGAGTTTGTAGCTGCTGTAGCTGCTGCTGCATTTGCCATTTGCTCAAAGGAAGAAGCTGAAGCAGACTATAAGAGACAGATCAGAGAGGAATTTGAGAAGGCGAAACCAGAAATCAGAACTAGAAATGGGGGTAGCTCAGTTGGTTCTATTAGAGCATCCAGACATTCTTCTG GTGAAGCTTCGATTCGGAAACCTGCACAGGAAGATAAAAGGGTACAAGAGAGTGCTGCAACGCCTAGCAGAAAACCAAGTCGTTCAGCCTCTATCAGACCTGTGGTTTCTGTGGATCAAAGGCAGAGGAGCACTTCAACAAGAAGAGATGCAGTGGAAGACAAAATAGATTCCTGGGAGAAGGCTCAGCTACGAAAGATCAATAAAAG GTATGAGAAGATGAAAGCAGAAGTTCTTGCTTGGGAGAATGCAAAGAAGATCGAGGCCAAGATGCATATGGAAAGGAAAAAG AATGAACTAGAGCTGAGAAAGTCAAGAAACTTGCAGTATTACCAAATCAAGGTAGAAAGAATTGAAGCTGTTGCTGGAGGAGCAAAAGGACAATTGgaggagaaaagaagaagtgaAGAGTCTGAAGTGAAAGAGAAGGCAAGGAACATGAGATTGAAAGGCAAGAATCCTGTCAGGTGTTTCTGCTGCTGA
- the LOC8284475 gene encoding remorin 1.4 isoform X3, producing MNWYYDSEFVAAVAAAAFAICSKEEAEADYKRQIREEFEKAKPEIRTRNGGSSVGSIRASRHSSGKEVKDAGEASIRKPAQEDKRVQESAATPSRKPSRSASIRPVVSVDQRQRSTSTRRDAVEDKIDSWEKAQLRKINKRYEKMKAEVLAWENAKKIEAKMHMERKKNELELRKSRNLQYYQIKVERIEAVAGGAKGQLEEKRRSEESEVKEKARNMRLKGKNPVRCFCC from the exons ATGAACTGGTATTATGATTCCGAGTTTGTAGCTGCTGTAGCTGCTGCTGCATTTGCCATTTGCTCAAAGGAAGAAGCTGAAGCAGACTATAAGAGACAGATCAGAGAGGAATTTGAGAAGGCGAAACCAGAAATCAGAACTAGAAATGGGGGTAGCTCAGTTGGTTCTATTAGAGCATCCAGACATTCTTCTGGTAAGGAAGTGAAAGATGCAG GTGAAGCTTCGATTCGGAAACCTGCACAGGAAGATAAAAGGGTACAAGAGAGTGCTGCAACGCCTAGCAGAAAACCAAGTCGTTCAGCCTCTATCAGACCTGTGGTTTCTGTGGATCAAAGGCAGAGGAGCACTTCAACAAGAAGAGATGCAGTGGAAGACAAAATAGATTCCTGGGAGAAGGCTCAGCTACGAAAGATCAATAAAAG GTATGAGAAGATGAAAGCAGAAGTTCTTGCTTGGGAGAATGCAAAGAAGATCGAGGCCAAGATGCATATGGAAAGGAAAAAG AATGAACTAGAGCTGAGAAAGTCAAGAAACTTGCAGTATTACCAAATCAAGGTAGAAAGAATTGAAGCTGTTGCTGGAGGAGCAAAAGGACAATTGgaggagaaaagaagaagtgaAGAGTCTGAAGTGAAAGAGAAGGCAAGGAACATGAGATTGAAAGGCAAGAATCCTGTCAGGTGTTTCTGCTGCTGA
- the LOC8284476 gene encoding uncharacterized protein LOC8284476 isoform X2 — protein MNSFRRQSPGQVNQDQESIYTGFTTAVAAAAFAIHSLEEAEALKNNKDGNKKGDSIAKLSHSSEVTNRFSFKKTNNGGEILMRQSTIQNHEASERISSARKPINSLSDKLKAPEGAQKKVDRDDKLKTLLAWANVKKMKNQHSNQSKED, from the exons ATGAATAGTTTTCGGAGACAGAGTCCAGGACAAGTAAACCAAGATCAAGAATCAATTTACACTGGATTTACAACAGCAGTAGCAGCAGCTGCATTTGCTATTCACTCACTTGAAGAAGCTGAAGCCCTTAAGAATAATAAGGATGGCAACAAGAAAGGAGATAGCATAGCAAAATTATCACATTCAAGTGAAGTTACCAACCGATTCTCattcaagaaaacaaataatggAG GTGAAATTCTGATGAGACAGTCAACAATACAGAATCATGAGGCATCAGAGAGGATTAGTTCAGCCAGAAAACCAATCAATTCATTATCCGACAAACTCAAAGCCCCAGAAGGTGCTCAGAAGAAAGTTGATAG GGATGACAAGCTGAAAACTCTTCTAGCTTGGGCAAATGTAAAGAAGATGAAAAACCAACATAGCAATCAAAGCAAAGAG GACTAA
- the LOC8284476 gene encoding uncharacterized protein LOC8284476 isoform X1, with protein MNSFRRQSPGQVNQDQESIYTGFTTAVAAAAFAIHSLEEAEALKNNKDGNKKGDSIAKLSHSSEVTNRFSFKKTNNGGEILMRQSTIQNHEASERISSARKPINSLSDKLKAPEGAQKKVDRDDKLKTLLAWANVKKMKNQHSNQSKEVEYKFHFKILLFFNFLNASS; from the exons ATGAATAGTTTTCGGAGACAGAGTCCAGGACAAGTAAACCAAGATCAAGAATCAATTTACACTGGATTTACAACAGCAGTAGCAGCAGCTGCATTTGCTATTCACTCACTTGAAGAAGCTGAAGCCCTTAAGAATAATAAGGATGGCAACAAGAAAGGAGATAGCATAGCAAAATTATCACATTCAAGTGAAGTTACCAACCGATTCTCattcaagaaaacaaataatggAG GTGAAATTCTGATGAGACAGTCAACAATACAGAATCATGAGGCATCAGAGAGGATTAGTTCAGCCAGAAAACCAATCAATTCATTATCCGACAAACTCAAAGCCCCAGAAGGTGCTCAGAAGAAAGTTGATAG GGATGACAAGCTGAAAACTCTTCTAGCTTGGGCAAATGTAAAGAAGATGAAAAACCAACATAGCAATCAAAGCAAAGAGGTCGAATATAAGTTTCACTTTAaaattcttctcttcttcaaCTTTCTAAATGCCAGTAGctaa
- the LOC8284477 gene encoding transcription factor PIF7 isoform X1, protein MSQCIVPKWNLRHQRQELVEGEESIRSSHVYPHSHSHSHSHSHNLQNPTTHLVPMPNHEIAELTWENGQIAMHGLGGFVHPSQTKATWGRTNETLESIVHQATCHNQNLNSNQQGEKQSHQPTIASSTVASSDGKWAETSSGHQAGMAPLLMKKRTRSESNQCARSFNGSTREEHMDLSACASASATFCRESDTTMMTWASFESPPPSLKAKTTDEDSASHGGSENQDEDRETKTETVRSHSSRRTRAAAVHNQSERRRRDRINQKMKALQKLVPNASKTDKASMLDEVIEYLKQLQAQVQAMSVRNMPQMMMPLGMQQQLQMSLLARMGMGVSLGMGMGMLDMSNMAHSAPQSLPPFIHPTQAAASAPTFVPPPFVVPSMIPAHGSAPPASHDPATNNSVPLPDPYCSLLAQSMNMDIYNKMAALYRQQVNQTTQAGSTSSQSNHVQGDRLTS, encoded by the exons ATGAGTCAGTGTATAGTACCCAAATGGAATCTTAGACACCAAAGACAAGAACTAGTCGAAGGAGAAGAGAGTATCAGATCCTCTCACGTGTACCCCCACAGCCATAGCCACAGCCACAGCCACAGCCATAACCTGCAGAATCCCACTACCCACCTTGTCCCCAT GCCAAATCATGAGATTGCAGAGCTAACATGGGAGAATGGACAAATAGCCATGCATGGGCTTGGTGGGTTCGTTCATCCTAGCCAGACAAAGGCCACATGGGGTAGGACCAACGAAACCTTAGAGTCTATAGTCCATCAAGCCACATGCCACAACCAAAATCTGAACTCGAATCAACAAGGGGAGAAGCAAAGTCATCAGCCAACGATAGCCTCTAGTACTGTCGCATCATCGGACGGAAAATGGGCCGAAACTTCCTCTGGCCACCAGGCAGGGATGGCCCCGTTATTAATGAAGAAGCGTACTAGATCAGAATCAAATCAATGTGCAAGAAGTTTTAATGGTAGCACCAGAGAGGAACACATGGACCTTAGTGCATGTGCCAGTGCTAGTGCCACATTTTGTAGGGAAAGTGACACTACCATGATGACTTGGGCTTCTTTTGAATCACCTCCTCCAAGCTTGAAAGCAAAAACCACAGACGAAGATTCAGCTTCTCATGGCGGATCG GAAAATCAAGATGAAGATAGAGAGACCAAAACTGAAACTGTCAGATCTCATTCAAGCAGAAGAACTCGAGCTGCTGCTGTTCACAATCAGTCTGAGCGG AGACGAAGGGACAGGATCAATCAAAAGATGAAAGCTCTACAGAAATTGGTTCCCAATGCAAGTAAG ACTGACAAAGCTTCAATGTTGGATGAAGTGATAGAGTACTTAAAACAACTTCAGGCGCAAGTACAAGCTATGAGTGTAAGAAACATGCCCCAGATGATGATGCCATTAGGGATGCAACAACAGCTTCAAATGTCTCTCCTAGCACGTATGGGAATGGGAGTTAGTCTAGGGATGGGAATGGGGATGTTGGACATGAGCAACATGGCACATAGTGCACCCCAGTCTCTCCCTCCATTCATCCACCCAACACAGGCCGCGGCCTCCGCCCCTACATTTGTTCCTCCTCCCTTTGTAGTTCCTTCTATGATCCCAGCACACGGTTCAGCACCACCAGCAAGTCATGACCCTGCCACCAATAACTCAGTCCCATTGCCTGATCCATATTGCAGTTTGTTAGCACAA TCTATGAACATGGATATTTACAACAAGATGGCAGCACTCTACAGGCAACAAGTGAATCAGACGACACAAGCAGGAAGCACCTCGTCCCAATCGAACCATGTGCAAGGAGATAGATTAACAAGTTAA
- the LOC8284477 gene encoding transcription factor PIF7 isoform X2, which produces MSFFFRPNHEIAELTWENGQIAMHGLGGFVHPSQTKATWGRTNETLESIVHQATCHNQNLNSNQQGEKQSHQPTIASSTVASSDGKWAETSSGHQAGMAPLLMKKRTRSESNQCARSFNGSTREEHMDLSACASASATFCRESDTTMMTWASFESPPPSLKAKTTDEDSASHGGSENQDEDRETKTETVRSHSSRRTRAAAVHNQSERRRRDRINQKMKALQKLVPNASKTDKASMLDEVIEYLKQLQAQVQAMSVRNMPQMMMPLGMQQQLQMSLLARMGMGVSLGMGMGMLDMSNMAHSAPQSLPPFIHPTQAAASAPTFVPPPFVVPSMIPAHGSAPPASHDPATNNSVPLPDPYCSLLAQSMNMDIYNKMAALYRQQVNQTTQAGSTSSQSNHVQGDRLTS; this is translated from the exons ATGAGTTTCTTTTTCAG GCCAAATCATGAGATTGCAGAGCTAACATGGGAGAATGGACAAATAGCCATGCATGGGCTTGGTGGGTTCGTTCATCCTAGCCAGACAAAGGCCACATGGGGTAGGACCAACGAAACCTTAGAGTCTATAGTCCATCAAGCCACATGCCACAACCAAAATCTGAACTCGAATCAACAAGGGGAGAAGCAAAGTCATCAGCCAACGATAGCCTCTAGTACTGTCGCATCATCGGACGGAAAATGGGCCGAAACTTCCTCTGGCCACCAGGCAGGGATGGCCCCGTTATTAATGAAGAAGCGTACTAGATCAGAATCAAATCAATGTGCAAGAAGTTTTAATGGTAGCACCAGAGAGGAACACATGGACCTTAGTGCATGTGCCAGTGCTAGTGCCACATTTTGTAGGGAAAGTGACACTACCATGATGACTTGGGCTTCTTTTGAATCACCTCCTCCAAGCTTGAAAGCAAAAACCACAGACGAAGATTCAGCTTCTCATGGCGGATCG GAAAATCAAGATGAAGATAGAGAGACCAAAACTGAAACTGTCAGATCTCATTCAAGCAGAAGAACTCGAGCTGCTGCTGTTCACAATCAGTCTGAGCGG AGACGAAGGGACAGGATCAATCAAAAGATGAAAGCTCTACAGAAATTGGTTCCCAATGCAAGTAAG ACTGACAAAGCTTCAATGTTGGATGAAGTGATAGAGTACTTAAAACAACTTCAGGCGCAAGTACAAGCTATGAGTGTAAGAAACATGCCCCAGATGATGATGCCATTAGGGATGCAACAACAGCTTCAAATGTCTCTCCTAGCACGTATGGGAATGGGAGTTAGTCTAGGGATGGGAATGGGGATGTTGGACATGAGCAACATGGCACATAGTGCACCCCAGTCTCTCCCTCCATTCATCCACCCAACACAGGCCGCGGCCTCCGCCCCTACATTTGTTCCTCCTCCCTTTGTAGTTCCTTCTATGATCCCAGCACACGGTTCAGCACCACCAGCAAGTCATGACCCTGCCACCAATAACTCAGTCCCATTGCCTGATCCATATTGCAGTTTGTTAGCACAA TCTATGAACATGGATATTTACAACAAGATGGCAGCACTCTACAGGCAACAAGTGAATCAGACGACACAAGCAGGAAGCACCTCGTCCCAATCGAACCATGTGCAAGGAGATAGATTAACAAGTTAA